A stretch of the Mycobacterium sp. ITM-2016-00317 genome encodes the following:
- the nadA gene encoding quinolinate synthase NadA produces the protein MTVLAGMFDAELTARIVDGPGGFSGVDGDDAWAAEVRRLLDLRGATLLAHNYQLPAIQDVADHVGDSLALSRIAAEVPEDTIVFAGVHFMAETAKILSPHKTVLIPDQRAGCSLADSITADELRAWKAEYPGAVVVSYVNTTAAVKAETDICCTSSNAVEVVASIPEDREVLFCPDQFLGAHVRRVTGRTNLHVWAGECHVHAGINGEELADQARAHPDAELYVHPECGCATSALYLAGEGAFPEDRVKILSTGGMLDAARQTDARQVLVATEVGMLHQLRRAAPEVDFRAVNDRASCRYMKMITPAAMLRCLVEGADEVHVDPEVAAAGRLSVQRMIEIGQPGGGE, from the coding sequence ATGACGGTGCTCGCTGGGATGTTCGACGCAGAACTGACCGCCCGGATCGTGGACGGTCCGGGAGGCTTCTCGGGGGTCGACGGGGACGACGCTTGGGCCGCCGAGGTGCGCCGTCTGCTCGACCTGCGCGGTGCGACGCTGCTCGCGCACAACTATCAGCTACCGGCCATCCAGGACGTCGCAGACCACGTCGGGGATTCGTTGGCGCTGTCGCGGATCGCCGCCGAGGTGCCCGAGGACACCATCGTGTTCGCCGGCGTGCACTTCATGGCCGAGACGGCCAAGATCCTGTCGCCGCACAAGACGGTGCTGATCCCCGATCAGCGGGCCGGCTGCTCGCTGGCGGACTCGATCACCGCCGACGAACTGCGCGCCTGGAAGGCCGAGTATCCCGGCGCCGTGGTGGTCTCCTATGTCAACACCACCGCCGCGGTGAAGGCCGAGACCGACATCTGCTGCACCTCGTCGAACGCCGTCGAGGTGGTCGCCTCGATTCCCGAGGACCGCGAGGTGCTGTTCTGCCCGGACCAGTTCCTCGGCGCGCACGTGCGGCGGGTGACCGGCCGCACGAATCTGCACGTGTGGGCCGGCGAATGCCATGTGCACGCGGGCATCAACGGCGAGGAGCTCGCCGACCAGGCCCGGGCCCATCCCGACGCGGAACTCTACGTCCACCCCGAATGCGGTTGCGCCACTTCGGCGTTGTACCTCGCCGGTGAGGGCGCCTTCCCCGAGGACCGGGTGAAGATCCTGTCCACCGGCGGGATGCTCGACGCCGCCCGCCAGACCGACGCGCGACAGGTGCTGGTGGCCACCGAGGTCGGGATGCTGCACCAGTTGCGCCGTGCCGCACCGGAAGTCGACTTCCGGGCGGTCAACGACCGCGCGTCGTGCCGGTACATGAAGATGATCACCCCTGCCGCCATGCTGCGCTGCCTGGTCGAGGGCGCCGACGAGGTCCACGTGGATCCCGAGGTGGCGGCGGCAGGCCGGCTGAGCGTGCAGCGGATGATCGAGATCGGGCAGCCCGGCGGCGGGGAATGA
- a CDS encoding nitroreductase family deazaflavin-dependent oxidoreductase: MSDLPRMFPEWLDRIQIKYMNPVIKPLAGKLPGLSVIKHRGRTSGRNYETVVTAYRKGDELAIVLGHGKTDWAKNILAAGEGDVRLFRDEVHIVNPRIVPNGDGVAALPGMARRQAKNIAVFVADIV; encoded by the coding sequence ATGTCCGACTTGCCGCGGATGTTCCCGGAGTGGCTGGACCGGATCCAGATCAAGTACATGAACCCGGTGATCAAGCCGCTCGCAGGCAAGCTGCCCGGGCTGTCGGTCATCAAACACCGAGGTCGGACGTCTGGACGCAACTACGAGACCGTGGTGACCGCGTACCGCAAGGGCGACGAACTGGCCATCGTGCTGGGCCACGGCAAGACCGACTGGGCCAAGAACATCCTCGCTGCGGGTGAGGGCGACGTCCGGCTGTTCCGTGACGAAGTGCACATCGTGAATCCGCGGATCGTGCCCAACGGCGACGGAGTCGCCGCGCTGCCGGGTATGGCACGCCGTCAGGCGAAGAACATCGCGGTGTTCGTCGCGGATATCGTTTGA
- a CDS encoding L-aspartate oxidase → MWRRRADVVVVGTGVAGLAAALAAHRRGRKVVLLSKAGETATGYAQGGIAVALPDADDSVDAHVADTLTAGAGLCDPDAVRSIVADGYRAVSELAGLGACFDESAPGRWALTREGGHTRRRIVHAGGDATGAEVQRALDRAAAVFDIRRAHVALGLLFDHGAVAGVSVLSPDGPGAVYAPSVILATGGLGHLYSATTNPVGSTGDGVALAMWAGLPVADLEFIQFHPTMLYTGRGGGRRPLITEALRGEGAKIVDAQGVSVTSRVHPMGDLAPRDVVAAAIDARLSETGDDCVYLDARAVPDFAARFPTVNAACLRAGVDPTRAPIPVVPGAHYSCGGVVTDVHGRTGVAGLFAAGEVARTGMHGANRLASNSLLEGLVVGGRAGEAAASHAAAAGPGRIVDPPPAVRPALRRNEVARLMTRHASVVRDSDGLRELAGAVGAARPRALRSRSDFEEAALTAVAGAVAASALARTETRGCHHRRDFPGPDPAQAISAVRDAAPAAVAVVC, encoded by the coding sequence ATGTGGCGCCGACGCGCCGACGTGGTCGTCGTCGGTACCGGGGTCGCCGGACTCGCCGCGGCGCTGGCGGCGCACCGCCGCGGGCGCAAGGTGGTGCTGCTGAGCAAGGCCGGTGAGACCGCGACGGGCTACGCCCAGGGTGGTATCGCGGTGGCCTTGCCGGACGCCGACGATTCGGTCGACGCGCACGTGGCCGACACGCTGACCGCGGGTGCCGGGTTGTGTGACCCGGACGCGGTGCGTTCGATCGTGGCCGACGGTTACCGCGCCGTCTCCGAACTGGCCGGCCTCGGAGCCTGTTTCGACGAGTCCGCGCCGGGGCGATGGGCGCTGACCCGTGAAGGCGGACACACCAGGCGCCGCATCGTGCACGCCGGCGGAGACGCCACCGGCGCCGAGGTGCAGCGCGCGCTCGACCGGGCTGCCGCGGTCTTCGACATCCGGCGCGCCCACGTCGCACTGGGTCTGCTCTTCGACCACGGCGCGGTGGCCGGGGTATCCGTCCTGAGCCCGGACGGACCCGGCGCGGTGTACGCGCCGTCGGTGATCCTCGCGACAGGCGGTCTGGGGCACCTGTATTCGGCCACAACCAACCCGGTCGGCTCGACCGGCGACGGCGTCGCCTTGGCGATGTGGGCCGGGCTGCCGGTGGCCGACCTCGAGTTCATCCAGTTCCACCCGACGATGCTGTACACCGGCCGAGGCGGCGGCCGCCGCCCGCTGATCACCGAAGCCCTTCGCGGCGAGGGAGCGAAAATTGTTGATGCGCAAGGAGTTTCCGTGACATCCCGGGTGCACCCGATGGGGGACCTGGCACCTCGCGACGTGGTGGCCGCGGCGATCGACGCGCGGTTGTCCGAGACCGGGGACGACTGTGTCTACCTCGACGCACGTGCGGTGCCCGACTTCGCCGCCCGGTTCCCGACCGTCAACGCGGCCTGTCTGCGGGCGGGCGTCGATCCCACCCGTGCGCCGATTCCGGTGGTTCCCGGCGCCCACTACAGCTGCGGCGGTGTGGTGACCGACGTCCACGGGCGCACCGGGGTCGCCGGGCTCTTCGCCGCCGGTGAGGTCGCCCGGACCGGGATGCACGGCGCCAACCGCCTGGCCTCCAACAGTCTGCTCGAGGGCCTGGTGGTCGGCGGCCGCGCGGGCGAGGCGGCCGCGAGCCATGCTGCAGCGGCCGGGCCGGGCCGGATCGTCGATCCGCCGCCCGCGGTGCGGCCTGCGTTGCGGCGCAACGAGGTCGCCCGGCTGATGACGCGGCACGCCTCCGTCGTCCGCGACAGTGACGGACTGCGTGAGCTGGCCGGGGCGGTCGGCGCCGCGCGTCCGCGCGCGCTGCGGTCGCGGTCGGACTTCGAGGAGGCGGCGCTGACCGCGGTCGCCGGTGCGGTCGCGGCCTCGGCACTGGCGCGCACCGAGACCCGTGGCTGTCACCATCGCCGCGATTTCCCCGGGCCCGACCCGGCGCAGGCGATCAGCGCGGTTCGCGATGCGGCTCCCGCGGCTGTGGCGGTGGTCTGCTGA
- a CDS encoding DUF2567 domain-containing protein produces MSGHTAATATTADAVDPAAPTVSRSRALATVVAGLAAAGVLTGALWAWLAPPIHGVIALTRAGDRIKAYLGAEADHWFTSAALMIGMLSVLAVVAAVLVWQWRPYRGAGMVGALTLGSVAAAATASGVGVLVAHLRYGGIDIAGAPVTEQQRVHYIVEAPSVFFGHSPLQIALSLLYPAAVAALVYLLAAVATPRDDLGAWPPVEYPVVPTGRSVTGADVPPVVPTSPSP; encoded by the coding sequence ATGAGCGGCCACACCGCGGCCACGGCAACCACCGCGGACGCGGTGGACCCCGCGGCGCCGACGGTTTCCCGGTCCAGGGCGCTGGCGACCGTCGTGGCCGGACTCGCGGCGGCGGGGGTGCTGACCGGCGCACTGTGGGCGTGGCTGGCGCCGCCGATCCACGGGGTGATCGCGCTGACGCGCGCCGGCGACCGCATCAAGGCCTATCTGGGCGCCGAGGCCGACCACTGGTTCACCTCGGCCGCCCTGATGATCGGGATGCTCTCGGTGCTCGCCGTGGTGGCCGCGGTGCTGGTGTGGCAGTGGCGGCCGTATCGCGGGGCCGGCATGGTGGGAGCGCTGACGCTCGGTTCGGTCGCCGCTGCCGCGACCGCGTCCGGCGTCGGCGTGCTGGTCGCGCACCTGCGGTACGGCGGGATCGACATCGCCGGGGCGCCGGTGACCGAACAGCAGCGGGTGCATTACATCGTCGAGGCGCCGTCGGTGTTCTTCGGCCACTCGCCGTTGCAGATCGCGCTGTCGTTGCTCTATCCGGCAGCGGTTGCCGCACTGGTGTACCTGTTGGCGGCGGTGGCGACTCCCCGCGACGACCTCGGCGCCTGGCCGCCGGTGGAATACCCGGTCGTGCCTACTGGTCGAAGCGTGACAGGGGCTGACGTTCCACCCGTCGTCCCAACATCACCTTCGCCGTGA
- the bioB gene encoding biotin synthase BioB — protein MSDILAVAREQVLGRGEGLDQAQTLQVLQLPDDRLDDLLALAHEVRMAWCGPDVEVEGIISLKTGGCPEDCHFCSQSGLFASPVRSAWLDIPSLVEAAKQTAKTGATEFCIVAAVRGPDERLLAQVAAGIEAIRNEVDIQIACSLGMLTQEQVERLSAMGVHRYNHNLETARSFFTNVVTTHSWEERWGTLQMVREAGMEVCCGGILGMGETLEQRAEFAANLAELDPHEVPLNFLNPRPGTPFGDLEVLPATEALKAVAAFRLALPRTMLRFAGGREITLGDLGAKKGILGGINAVIVGNYLTTLGQAEADLQLLDDLQMPIKALNATL, from the coding sequence GTGAGCGACATTCTGGCAGTGGCACGCGAGCAGGTGCTCGGACGGGGCGAAGGTCTCGACCAGGCCCAGACGCTGCAGGTGCTGCAGCTGCCGGACGACCGACTCGACGACCTGCTGGCGCTGGCCCACGAGGTGCGGATGGCCTGGTGCGGTCCCGACGTCGAGGTCGAGGGCATCATCAGCCTCAAGACCGGCGGGTGCCCGGAGGACTGCCATTTCTGTTCGCAGTCAGGACTTTTCGCGTCCCCGGTGCGCAGCGCCTGGCTGGACATCCCGAGCCTGGTCGAGGCCGCCAAGCAGACCGCCAAGACCGGGGCCACCGAGTTCTGCATCGTCGCTGCCGTCCGTGGGCCCGACGAGCGGTTGCTCGCCCAGGTCGCCGCCGGCATCGAGGCGATCCGCAACGAGGTCGACATCCAGATCGCGTGCTCGCTGGGCATGCTGACCCAGGAGCAGGTCGAGCGCCTCTCGGCGATGGGTGTGCACCGCTACAACCACAATCTGGAGACCGCCCGGTCGTTCTTCACCAACGTCGTCACCACGCACTCCTGGGAGGAGCGCTGGGGCACCCTGCAGATGGTCCGCGAGGCCGGCATGGAGGTGTGCTGCGGCGGCATCCTCGGCATGGGGGAGACGCTCGAGCAGCGCGCCGAGTTCGCGGCCAACCTGGCCGAACTGGACCCGCACGAGGTCCCGCTGAACTTCCTCAACCCGCGACCTGGCACCCCGTTCGGCGACCTCGAGGTGCTGCCCGCCACCGAGGCGCTCAAGGCCGTCGCCGCGTTCCGGCTGGCGCTGCCCCGCACGATGCTGCGATTCGCCGGGGGCCGGGAGATCACCCTCGGCGATCTCGGGGCCAAGAAGGGCATCCTCGGCGGCATCAACGCGGTCATCGTCGGCAACTACCTGACCACCCTGGGCCAGGCCGAGGCTGACCTGCAGCTACTCGACGATCTGCAGATGCCCATCAAGGCTCTCAACGCGACCCTGTAG
- a CDS encoding NUDIX domain-containing protein: MAHTNTEHEVLAVVFQVRQGAPPAPTGKPALHVLLWQRALDPEKGRWALPGGRLGPDEDMTSSVRRQLAEKVDLRELAHLEQLAVFSDPHRVPGSRTIASTFLGLVPSPATPELPPDTRWHPVSDLPPMAFDHGPMVEHARNRLVAKLSYTNIGFGLAPATFALSTLRDIYSAALGHPVDATNLQRVLERRQVITRTGTVARSGRSGGRPAALYRFTDSQYRVTDEFAALRPPG; encoded by the coding sequence ATGGCACATACTAACACCGAGCACGAAGTGTTGGCCGTGGTGTTCCAGGTGCGCCAGGGTGCGCCACCGGCGCCCACCGGTAAACCCGCACTTCACGTGCTGCTCTGGCAGCGGGCGCTCGATCCCGAGAAGGGTCGGTGGGCGCTGCCCGGTGGCCGGTTGGGACCCGACGAGGACATGACCAGTTCGGTCCGCCGCCAGCTCGCCGAGAAGGTGGACCTGCGCGAGCTGGCTCACCTCGAGCAGCTGGCCGTGTTCTCCGACCCACACCGCGTCCCCGGTTCGCGCACGATCGCGTCGACGTTCCTGGGCCTGGTGCCCTCCCCCGCGACACCGGAACTGCCGCCGGACACCCGCTGGCACCCCGTCAGCGACCTACCCCCGATGGCCTTCGACCACGGCCCGATGGTCGAGCACGCCCGCAACCGCCTGGTCGCCAAACTGTCCTACACGAACATCGGATTCGGCTTGGCGCCTGCAACATTCGCGCTGTCGACATTGCGCGACATCTACAGCGCCGCACTCGGGCACCCCGTCGACGCGACCAACCTGCAGCGGGTGCTGGAACGCCGCCAGGTGATCACCCGCACCGGCACCGTGGCGCGTTCGGGCCGCAGCGGCGGACGTCCGGCCGCGCTCTACCGCTTCACCGACTCCCAATACCGCGTCACCGACGAGTTCGCCGCGCTGCGCCCGCCCGGGTGA
- a CDS encoding LysE family transporter: MTWQMWLAFLGAAIVIAVSPGAGAIQSMATGLTHGVRRGYWSIFGLEAGLMLQLTLVAIGLGAAVANSILAFTVIKWVGVAYLAYLAVRQWRSAAVDLNAQIDRATAGGRRSLMARGFLVNATNPKGLLFFLAVMPQFVVPTAPLLPQYLAIGVTMVAVDMVVMGLYTGLAVRLLTWLRTPRQQTLLNRVFSGLFAAAAVVLSLLRRGPAAA; the protein is encoded by the coding sequence ATGACCTGGCAGATGTGGCTGGCGTTCCTCGGAGCGGCGATCGTGATCGCGGTGTCGCCGGGAGCGGGTGCGATCCAGTCGATGGCCACGGGCTTGACGCACGGTGTCCGGCGGGGCTACTGGAGCATCTTCGGCCTGGAAGCCGGGCTGATGTTGCAGCTGACACTCGTGGCGATCGGCCTCGGCGCCGCGGTCGCCAACTCGATCCTCGCGTTCACCGTGATCAAGTGGGTCGGCGTGGCCTACCTGGCCTATCTGGCGGTCCGGCAGTGGCGCAGCGCGGCCGTCGACCTGAACGCCCAGATCGACCGGGCCACCGCAGGCGGCCGCAGGTCGCTGATGGCGCGGGGGTTCCTGGTCAACGCCACCAACCCCAAGGGGCTGCTGTTCTTCCTCGCGGTGATGCCGCAGTTCGTGGTGCCGACCGCGCCGCTGTTGCCGCAGTACCTCGCGATCGGGGTGACGATGGTCGCCGTCGACATGGTCGTGATGGGGCTCTACACCGGGCTGGCGGTGCGCCTGCTGACCTGGTTGCGCACCCCGCGCCAGCAGACCCTGCTCAACCGGGTGTTCTCCGGGCTGTTCGCCGCGGCGGCAGTGGTGCTGTCGCTGCTGCGGCGCGGTCCGGCGGCGGCCTGA
- the nadC gene encoding carboxylating nicotinate-nucleotide diphosphorylase: MTLTNAELADARAVIARALDEDLRYGPDVTTHATVAAGARTTASMVSREPGVVAGLDLALLVLDEVLGADGYRVEHRVSDGTRLAAGGVALTVEAPTPGLLTAERTMLNLVSHLSGIATATAAWVDAVSGTSAQIRDTRKTLPGLRTLQKYAVRVGGGTNHRLGLGDAALIKDNHVAAAGSVVAALRQVRAAAPDLPCEVEVDSLEQLDEVLAEDVELVLLDNFPVWQTQIAVQRRDARSPKTKLESSGGLALENAADYAGTGVDYLAVGALTHSVRVLDLGLDL; the protein is encoded by the coding sequence ATGACACTCACCAACGCCGAACTGGCCGATGCCCGTGCCGTCATCGCCCGCGCTCTCGACGAGGATCTGCGCTACGGGCCCGATGTGACCACGCACGCCACCGTTGCCGCCGGGGCGCGCACCACCGCCTCGATGGTCTCGCGGGAACCGGGGGTGGTGGCCGGTCTGGACCTGGCGCTGCTGGTGCTCGACGAGGTACTCGGCGCCGACGGATACCGCGTCGAGCACCGGGTGTCCGACGGCACGCGGTTGGCCGCCGGCGGCGTCGCGCTGACCGTCGAGGCGCCCACGCCGGGTCTGCTGACCGCCGAACGCACCATGCTGAACCTGGTGTCACATCTGTCGGGCATCGCGACCGCGACGGCGGCCTGGGTCGACGCGGTGTCGGGTACCTCCGCGCAGATCAGGGACACCCGCAAGACCCTGCCCGGGCTGCGCACCCTGCAGAAGTACGCCGTGCGCGTCGGTGGCGGCACCAACCACCGGCTCGGCCTCGGCGACGCCGCGCTGATCAAGGACAACCACGTCGCCGCCGCCGGTTCGGTGGTCGCCGCACTGCGCCAGGTTCGTGCGGCCGCACCGGATCTGCCGTGCGAGGTCGAGGTGGACTCGCTGGAGCAACTCGACGAGGTGCTCGCCGAGGACGTGGAATTGGTGCTGCTGGACAACTTCCCGGTGTGGCAGACCCAGATCGCGGTGCAGCGCCGCGACGCGCGGTCGCCGAAGACGAAACTGGAGTCCTCGGGCGGTCTCGCGCTGGAGAACGCCGCCGACTACGCGGGCACCGGGGTGGACTATCTCGCGGTGGGGGCGCTGACCCACTCGGTGCGTGTGCTCGACCTGGGGTTGGATCTGTAG
- a CDS encoding 2'-5' RNA ligase family protein, which yields MVHSVELLFDAATESAVRHMWEELSEAGIRSMAGHRSPTNRPHVTLTVAEELDGAVDDALAEVLGRLPLPGVLGAPMLFGAGRAVTLVRLLVPSRELLSLQADVHRICLPHMPKGALPHADPGGWTPHVTLARRVPVDQLPAVFTLRAVTRDLPVTAVGLRHWDGDERVEHAITPAG from the coding sequence ATGGTGCACTCGGTCGAGCTGCTGTTCGACGCCGCGACCGAGTCCGCGGTCCGCCACATGTGGGAGGAGTTGTCCGAGGCCGGGATTCGCAGCATGGCCGGGCACCGGTCGCCGACCAACCGGCCGCACGTGACGCTGACCGTCGCCGAGGAGTTGGACGGCGCCGTCGACGACGCGCTGGCCGAGGTGCTGGGCCGGTTGCCGCTGCCCGGCGTCCTCGGCGCGCCGATGCTGTTCGGCGCCGGCCGCGCCGTCACCCTGGTGCGGCTGCTGGTGCCGAGCCGGGAACTGCTCTCCCTACAGGCCGACGTGCATCGGATCTGTCTGCCGCATATGCCGAAAGGCGCGCTGCCGCACGCGGATCCGGGTGGGTGGACGCCGCACGTGACGCTCGCCCGCCGGGTCCCGGTCGATCAGCTGCCCGCGGTGTTCACGCTGCGCGCGGTGACCCGGGATCTTCCCGTCACGGCGGTGGGGTTACGGCACTGGGACGGCGACGAACGCGTCGAGCACGCGATCACACCGGCGGGGTAG
- a CDS encoding TetR/AcrR family transcriptional regulator, whose translation MQLHKRDVVDVATRLLDDYGIADLSMRRLGRELNVSPGALYWHFENKQQLLGAVADRILEPVDEVDADWRARIGALCTQLRDALLSHTDGAELVSASFAAGQSEAMTRVLGRLSAAIAEAGVGDVEAELAARTVLYYVLGFTVDEQSRLQWDAAGADVVQTAWTEDPSARFTFGLRLLLDGIAANTTAETGRTTPPV comes from the coding sequence GTGCAGCTTCACAAACGGGACGTGGTCGATGTCGCGACGCGGCTGCTGGACGACTACGGCATCGCCGACCTGTCGATGCGGCGGCTCGGTCGCGAGCTCAACGTGTCCCCCGGAGCTCTGTACTGGCATTTCGAGAACAAGCAGCAGCTGCTCGGCGCGGTGGCCGACCGGATCCTGGAGCCGGTCGACGAGGTCGACGCCGACTGGCGGGCCCGTATCGGCGCGCTCTGCACGCAGTTGCGCGACGCGCTGCTCTCGCACACCGACGGCGCCGAACTGGTCTCGGCCAGCTTCGCGGCCGGGCAGTCCGAGGCCATGACGCGCGTGCTGGGCCGGCTCAGTGCGGCGATCGCCGAGGCCGGCGTCGGCGACGTGGAGGCCGAATTGGCCGCCCGCACCGTGCTCTACTACGTGCTCGGTTTCACCGTCGACGAGCAGTCCCGCCTGCAGTGGGACGCCGCGGGCGCCGACGTGGTGCAGACGGCGTGGACCGAGGATCCGAGTGCCCGGTTCACGTTCGGGCTGCGACTGCTCCTCGACGGCATCGCCGCGAACACCACCGCTGAGACCGGACGGACTACCCCGCCGGTGTGA
- the bioD gene encoding dethiobiotin synthase encodes MSVLVVTGTGTGIGKTVATAALACHARLAGIDVAVCKPVQTGTRDGDDDLAEVARLAGITELHSLARFPEPLAPLAAAQRVGAVLPERSEILDLVASAARPGRLTLVEGAGGLLVEIGAGGTTLRDVADDLGAPVLTVVAPGLGTLNHTVLTLEALAHRGIASAGLVIGAWPAQPGVAEIDNRDALARLGPVRAALPAGAGSLGAADFERLSADAFDRSWVSGLAG; translated from the coding sequence ATGAGTGTCCTGGTGGTCACCGGGACCGGCACCGGGATCGGCAAAACCGTCGCGACCGCGGCGCTGGCGTGCCATGCGCGGCTGGCCGGGATCGACGTCGCGGTGTGCAAGCCGGTGCAGACCGGCACCCGCGATGGCGACGACGACCTCGCCGAGGTGGCCCGGTTGGCCGGGATCACCGAGCTGCACTCGTTGGCCAGATTCCCCGAGCCGCTCGCACCGCTGGCGGCCGCGCAGCGGGTAGGCGCGGTACTGCCGGAGCGCTCCGAGATCCTGGACCTCGTCGCCTCGGCGGCGCGTCCCGGCCGGCTGACCCTGGTCGAGGGTGCGGGCGGCCTCTTGGTCGAGATCGGTGCCGGCGGGACGACGCTGCGAGACGTCGCCGACGACCTCGGGGCGCCGGTGCTGACCGTCGTCGCACCGGGTCTGGGCACGTTGAACCACACCGTGCTGACGCTGGAGGCGTTGGCGCACCGGGGGATCGCGAGCGCGGGTCTGGTGATCGGCGCATGGCCTGCCCAGCCTGGGGTGGCCGAGATCGACAACCGCGACGCGCTGGCCCGCCTGGGCCCGGTGCGCGCCGCGCTGCCCGCCGGTGCCGGGTCGCTCGGTGCCGCCGACTTCGAGCGCCTCAGCGCCGACGCGTTCGACCGGAGCTGGGTGTCGGGTCTGGCCGGCTGA
- a CDS encoding lipase family protein: MDLGNVARSTGAEWIGQPPHEPLQPKSRPVIPADDPFYQPPAGFEHARPGTVLRSRDVELAFLGVIPQQFHATQLLYRSTDLHGEAQAAATTVVVPAERTAGRPVPIVSYQCAIDAVAGRCFPSYALRRGAKAVGAVAQFEFLLIAAALAEGWAVSVPDHEGTAGMWGAPFEPGYHVLDGVRAALNHEALGLAQDAPVGLWGYSGGGLASAWAAEVQHTYAPDLNVVGAVLGSPVGDLGHAFRRLNGSIYSGLPAMVVAALTHIYPDLHRIIQSHATEDGKAMLARIEKMTTAHAMLRLVGRDMADMVDRPLEEILQTPEVQHVFDSIKLGTAAPQVPVLIVQAVHDRIISVDDIDELTETYTNGGARVTYHRDMFSEHLLLHPMSAPMTLRWLRDRFAGRPLRTHISRTKWPTLLNPSTYRGMLTLGRITAKVMLGRRVERQPLSRFDQ, from the coding sequence ATGGACTTGGGCAACGTGGCGCGGTCGACCGGCGCCGAATGGATCGGTCAGCCGCCCCACGAACCCCTGCAACCCAAGTCACGGCCGGTCATTCCGGCCGACGATCCGTTCTACCAGCCGCCCGCGGGCTTCGAGCATGCCCGCCCGGGCACCGTGCTGCGTTCGCGCGACGTGGAACTGGCCTTCCTCGGGGTGATTCCGCAGCAGTTCCACGCGACCCAGCTGCTCTACCGCAGCACCGATCTGCACGGTGAGGCCCAGGCCGCGGCGACCACCGTGGTGGTGCCGGCCGAGCGAACCGCGGGCAGACCGGTGCCCATCGTCTCCTACCAGTGCGCGATCGACGCGGTGGCCGGGCGGTGCTTCCCGTCGTACGCACTGCGGCGCGGGGCCAAGGCCGTCGGCGCCGTCGCGCAGTTCGAGTTCCTGCTGATCGCCGCCGCGCTGGCCGAGGGCTGGGCGGTGTCGGTGCCCGACCACGAGGGCACCGCAGGCATGTGGGGTGCACCCTTCGAGCCCGGATACCACGTCCTCGACGGCGTGCGCGCCGCGCTCAACCACGAGGCGCTCGGGCTGGCCCAGGACGCCCCTGTCGGGCTGTGGGGGTACTCCGGCGGGGGTCTGGCCTCGGCGTGGGCCGCGGAGGTGCAGCACACCTACGCCCCCGACCTCAACGTCGTCGGTGCGGTCCTGGGCTCGCCGGTCGGCGATCTCGGCCACGCGTTCCGCCGTCTCAACGGCAGCATCTACTCGGGGTTACCCGCGATGGTGGTCGCCGCGCTGACCCACATCTATCCCGACCTCCACCGGATCATCCAGTCCCACGCGACCGAAGACGGCAAGGCGATGCTCGCCCGCATCGAGAAGATGACCACCGCGCACGCAATGCTCCGGCTGGTCGGCCGGGACATGGCCGACATGGTCGACCGGCCGCTGGAGGAGATCCTGCAGACCCCCGAGGTGCAGCACGTCTTCGACAGCATCAAGCTCGGCACCGCCGCGCCGCAGGTTCCGGTGCTCATCGTCCAGGCGGTGCACGACCGGATCATCTCCGTCGACGACATCGACGAGCTCACCGAGACCTACACCAACGGCGGCGCCCGCGTCACCTATCACCGCGACATGTTCAGCGAACACCTTCTGCTGCACCCGATGTCGGCACCCATGACGCTGCGCTGGCTCCGCGACCGGTTCGCCGGGCGGCCGCTGCGCACCCACATCAGCCGGACCAAGTGGCCGACGCTGCTGAACCCGTCCACCTACCGGGGCATGCTCACCCTGGGCAGGATCACGGCGAAGGTGATGTTGGGACGACGGGTGGAACGTCAGCCCCTGTCACGCTTCGACCAGTAG